The following are encoded in a window of Gopherus flavomarginatus isolate rGopFla2 chromosome 10, rGopFla2.mat.asm, whole genome shotgun sequence genomic DNA:
- the PRKAG3 gene encoding 5'-AMP-activated protein kinase subunit gamma-3 isoform X1: protein MMGSSTKDAGSNARVMGSSDGSGTKAAGTDAGVMGSSDGSGTKASGSDARVMGSSDGPGTKAAGSDARVMGSSDGSGTKAAGSDARVMGSSVSTKARQAGCDTGTDAEAMRSDTRSLLLPAAILALCPEAAFQGPEAEPYMLFLRNHPCYAAVPTSSKLLVFDTTLQMKKAFLALVANGVRAAPLWDSKQQCFVGMLTITDFINILHRYYRSPLVQIYELEEHKIETWREVYLQGSLKPLVSISPDDSLFDAVYQLIKNRIHRLPVIEPVSGNVLHILTHKRILKFLHLFGAMLPRPRFLQRTIQELGVGTFRDVAKVLETAPLYMALETFVDRRVSALPVTNEAGEVVGLYSRFDVIHLAAQKTYNNLDLSVGEALRRRTLCLEGVLTCHPHETMSDVIDRIVQEQVHRLVLVDEKNLLRGIVSLSDILQALVLSPAGIDALNS, encoded by the exons ATGATGGGCTCCAGTACCAAGGATGCAGGTTCCAACGCCAGGGTGATGGGCTCCAGCGATGGCTCCGGTACCAAGGCTGCAGGCACTGATGCCGGGGTGATGGGCTCCAGTGATGGCTCTGGTACCAAGGCTTCAGGCTCCGATGCCAGGGTGATGGGCTCCAGTGATGGCCCTGGTACCAAGGCTGCAGGCTCCGATGCCAGGGTGATGGGCTCCAGTGATGGCTCCGGTACCAAGGCTGCAGGCTCTGATGCCCGGGTGATGGGCTCCAGCGTGAGCACCAAGGCCAGGCAGGCTGGCTGCGACACTGGCACTGATGCGGAGGCCATGAGGTCAGACACCAGGAGCCTCCTTTTGCCCGCCGCGATCTTGGCGCTGTGCCCAGAAGCCGCGTTCCAGGGCCCCGAGGCTGAGCCCTACATGCTTTTCCTGAGGAATCACCCCTGCTACGCCGCTGTCCCCACCAGCTCCAAGCTGCTGGTGTTCGACACCACGCTGCAG ATGAAGAAGGCCTTCCTGGCGCTGGTGGCCAATGGGGTGCGGGCTGCCCCCCTCTGGGACAGCAAGCAGCAGTGCTTTGTGG GGATGCTGACCATCACGGACTTCATCAACATCCTGCACCGCTACTACCGGTCCCCGCTG GTGCAGATCTACGAGCTGGAGGAGCATAAGATCGAGACCTGGCGAG AGGTTTATCTACAAGGCTCCCTGAAGCCGCTGGTCTCCATCTCCCCCGATGACAG CCTCTTCGATGCCGTCTACCAGCTGATCAAGAACCGGATCCACCGGCTGCCGGTGATCGAGCCCGTATCCGGGAACGTCCTGCACATCCTGACACATAAGCGCATCCTCAAGTTCCTCCACCTCTTC GGGGCCATGCTGCCCAGGCCGCGGTTCCTGCAGAGAACCATCCAGGAGCTGGGCGTGGGCACCTTCCGGGACGTGGCCAAGGTGCTGGAGACGGCGCCCCTCTACATGGCCCTGGAGACCTTCGTCGACCGCCGGGTGTCGGCGCTGCCCGTCACAAACGAAGCTG GGGAGGTCGTGGGCCTGTACTCCAGGTTCGACGTGATC cacctggcTGCCCAGAAAACCTACAACAACCTGGACTTGAGTGTGGGGGAGGCACTGAGGCGGCGAACGCTCTGCCTGGAGGGGGTGCTCACCTGCCACCCCCACGAGACCATGAGTGACGTCATCGACCGCATCGTACAGGAGCAG